The Gadus macrocephalus chromosome 13, ASM3116895v1 genome includes a window with the following:
- the rdh5 gene encoding retinol dehydrogenase 5 produces MITECLYDLLGENALLYVSATFVVLWIVGWLYRDSLVIEKVTEKYVFVTGCDSGFGNLLCRKLDGKGFRVLAACLTEKGADDLKRVSGPHLKTVLLNVTCLDSIQKAMEWTKKEVGDKGLWGIVNNAGYSLPMGPTEWMKVEDFHKTLNVNLNGVIAMTVAFLPLVKLARGRVVNIASVLGRVAANGGGYCISKFAVEAFSDCLRRDIHYFGVNVCIIEPGFFKTAVTSLDPLEKELHRLWNQLSPEVQASYGDKYLDKYINIQRLIMNGICDKDLAKVTDCMEHSLTAAYPRTRYSAGWDAKLLWIPLSYMPACVVDIGLKLVMPRPSKSV; encoded by the exons ATGATTACAGAGTGTCTCTATGACCTTCTGGG GGAGAATGCACTGCTGTACGTCTCGGCCACCTTTGTGGTGCTGTGGATCGTGGGCTGGCTCTACCGAGACAGCCTGGTGATTGAAAAAGTCACTGAAAAGTATGTCTTTGTGACGGGCTGCGACTCTGGGTTTGGGAACCTACTTTGCCGCAAGCTAGACGGTAAGGGTTTCCGGGTGCTGGCGGCCTGTCTGACGGAGAAGGGTGCCGATGACCTGAAGAGGGTGTCAGGACCTCACCTTAAAACGGTCCTACTGAATGTGACCTGTCTGGACAGCATTCAGAAAGCAATGGAGTGGACCAAAAAGGAGGTCGGCGATAAGG GTCTATGGGGCATTGTGAACAATGCAGGGTACTCTCTGCCTATGGGCCCCACAGAGTGGATGAAAGTGGAGGACTTCCACAAAACGCTGAACGTCAATTTGAATGGAGTGATAGCCATGACCGTGGCCTTCCTGCCGCTTGTCAAGCTGGCCCGTGGCAGGGTCGTGAACATAGCATCGGTCCTGGGTCGGGTCGCTGCCAACGGCGGTGGATACTGCATCTCCAAGTTTGCCGTAGAGGCCTTCTCCGACTGCCTCAG GAGGGATATACACTACTTTGGAGTCAACGTTTGCATCATTGAGCCGGGGTTCTTCAAGACAGCCGTGACCAGCCTTGATCCCTTAGAGAAGGAGCTGCATCGTCTGTGGAACCAGCTCAGCCCTGAGGTGCAGGCCAGCTATGGAGACAAGTACCTTGATAAGT ATATCAACATCCAGCGTTTGATTATGAATGGCATCTGTGACAAGGACCTAGCCAAAGTGACCGACTGCATGGAACACTCCCTGACAGCTGCCTATCCCCGAACCCGATACAGCGCCGGCTGGGATGCCAAGCTCCTCTGGATCCCACTGTCCTATATGCCTGCCTGTGTGGTGGACATTGGGCTGAAGTTGGTTATGCCACGGCCTTCAAAGAGTGTGTAA
- the bloc1s1 gene encoding biogenesis of lysosome-related organelles complex 1 subunit 1, whose protein sequence is MLSRLLKEHQAKQNERKELQERRRREAIAAATCLTEALVDHLNVGVAQAYVNQRKLDHEVKTLQVQASQFSKQTAQWISMVEGFNQALKEIGDVENWARSIEMDMRTIATALEYVHKGQLQSASS, encoded by the exons ATGCTTTCCCGTTTATTAAAGGAGCACCAGGCGAAGCAAAACGAGCGCAAAGAGCTCCAAG AGAGAAGAAGACGCGAAGCCATTGCTGCGGCTACCTGTCTGACAGAAGCTTTGGTGGACCACCTTAATGTTGG GGTAGCCCAGGCATACGTTAACCAGCGCAAGTTGGACCATGAGGTGAAGACTCTCCAGGTGCAAGCCAGTCAGTTTTCCAAGCAGACGGCCCAGTGGATCAGCATGGTGGAGGGATTCAATCAAGCCCTAAAG GAAATTGGAGATGTGGAAAACTGGGCTCGGAGCATTGAGATGGACATGAGGACAATAGCCACTGCATTGGAGTATGTCCACAAGGGTCAGCTTCAGTCGGCTTCATCCTAA